A single window of Tamandua tetradactyla isolate mTamTet1 chromosome 25, mTamTet1.pri, whole genome shotgun sequence DNA harbors:
- the LOC143669043 gene encoding trace amine-associated receptor 7a-like, producing the protein MSSDLPPPAAVQMCYEGLNGSCVKTSYSPGPRVILYIVFGFGCVLTVFGNLLVIISILHFKQLHSPANFLIASLAGADLLVGITLMPFSTVRTVESCWYFGEGYCKFYSWFDGSFCYASIFHLCFISIDRYVAVTDPLIYPTRFTISVSGICIAVSWLFSLGYSFSIFYTGANGVGLEELVSALTCVGGCPVVVNQNWVLVNFMLFFIPTLVMIVIYSKIFLIAKQQARKIERMSNKPEKSSDSYKDRVAKRERKAATTLGIAVIAFLISWLPYFIDSIIDAFLGFITPPYIYEILVWWAYYNSAMNPLIYAFFYPWFRKAIKLITTGQVLRENSSTINLFAE; encoded by the coding sequence ATGAGCAGTGATTTGCCCCCTCCTGCGGCTGTACAAATGTGCTACGAGGGTCTGAACGGATCCTGTGTCAAAACGTCCTACTCCCCGGGCCCACGAGTGATCCTCTACATCGTCTTTGGCTTTGGGTGTGTACTGACTGTGTTCGGAAACCTCCTGGTGATTATTTCAATTCTTCACTTCAAGCAGCTGCATTCTCCAGCCAATTTCCTCATCGCCTCTCTGGCCGGTGCCGACTTGTTGGTGGGAATTACGCTGATGCCCTTCAGCACGGTCAGGACCGTGGAGAGCTGCTGGTACTTTGGGGAGGGCTACTGTAAGTTCTACTCCTGGTTTGATGGGTCGTTCTGTTACGCGTCCATCTTCCACTTGTGTTTCATTTCCATTGATAGATACGTCGCGGTCACAGACCCATTGATCTACCCGACCAGGTTTACCatctctgtttctggcatatgTATTGCCGTCTCCTGGCTCTTTTCCCTTGGTtatagtttttccattttttacacAGGTGCAAATGGAGTTGGGCTGGAGGAACTAGTAAGTGCCCTCACCTGTGTGGGAGGCTGTCCAGTTGTAGTGAATCAGAATTGGGTcttggtaaattttatgttgtttttcataCCCACACTTGTGATGATAGTTATTTACTCCAAGATTTTCCTCATAGCTAAACAACAGgctagaaaaatagaaagaatgagCAATAAGCCTGAGAAATCCTCAGACAGTTACAAAGACAGGGTGGccaagagggagagaaaagcagCAACAACGCTGGGAATTGCTGTGATAGCATTTCTGATTTCATGGTTGCCATACTTCATTGACTCAATAATCGATGCCTTCTTGGGTTTCATCACACCCCCATACATTTATGAAATATTAGTCTGGTGGGCTTACTATAATTCAGCTATGAACCCCCTGatttatgctttcttttatcCTTGGTTTCGAAAAGCCATCAAATTAATCACCACTGGCCAAGTCTTGAGAGAGAATTCCTCAACTATAAATTTATTTGCTGAATAG